A genomic stretch from Pyxidicoccus xibeiensis includes:
- a CDS encoding DUF1993 domain-containing protein: MAISMSSASVPIFVTMLGNLSKCLGKARAHAETKKFDPNVLVTARLAPDMLPFKNQVQIACDTAKFCAARLAGVDAPAFEDTEASLPELEERIAKTLAFLESVPHAKLDGTEEKQISVPRRGKDPMLFTGEQYLKHFALPNFFFHVTTAYALLRHNGVDLGKADFLGGR, translated from the coding sequence ATGGCGATTTCCATGTCCTCGGCCAGCGTGCCGATTTTCGTGACGATGCTCGGCAACCTCTCGAAGTGCCTCGGCAAGGCCCGGGCGCACGCGGAGACGAAGAAGTTCGACCCCAACGTGCTGGTGACGGCGCGGCTCGCGCCCGACATGCTGCCCTTCAAGAACCAGGTGCAGATTGCCTGTGACACGGCCAAGTTCTGCGCGGCGCGCCTCGCCGGGGTGGACGCGCCCGCCTTCGAGGACACCGAGGCGTCGCTGCCCGAGCTCGAGGAGCGCATCGCGAAGACCCTGGCCTTCCTGGAGTCGGTGCCCCACGCCAAGCTGGACGGCACCGAGGAGAAGCAGATCAGCGTCCCGAGGCGCGGGAAGGACCCGATGCTCTTCACTGGCGAGCAGTACCTGAAGCACTTCGCCCTGCCGAACTTCTTCTTCCACGTGACGACCGCGTACGCGCTGCTGCGCCACAACGGCGTGGACCTGGGCAAGGCGGACTTCCTCGGCGGGCGGTGA
- the fruA gene encoding response regulator transcription factor FruA — protein sequence MATNQAAIRVSILEGPWAAWQGLAEGLRGEGVQISSVTRDVRLFLDGLGTDPPQVAVMDVEGDSEAAVGCSVTEGINLLREARKRRLEVRMLLLSAVSAPEIISQCFDEGASGYLFRAGLGTTAVASAIQSLVRGERLFPVQLLRNDFEHPPVTSPTASVLLALTQREREVLAYVAGGADNLKIAAHLQIAERTVKSHVTQLYRKLGAENRTQLALRACHLGVRPPPDL from the coding sequence ATGGCAACCAATCAAGCAGCGATTCGTGTATCTATTCTCGAGGGACCGTGGGCGGCCTGGCAGGGCCTTGCTGAGGGTCTCCGCGGGGAAGGCGTGCAGATCTCCTCGGTGACGAGGGATGTGCGGCTCTTCCTCGATGGTCTGGGCACTGATCCGCCGCAGGTGGCGGTGATGGACGTGGAAGGTGACAGCGAGGCGGCTGTCGGCTGCTCCGTCACGGAGGGCATCAACCTCCTGAGAGAGGCGCGCAAGCGTCGGCTCGAGGTGAGGATGCTGTTGCTCTCCGCGGTGAGCGCGCCGGAAATCATCTCGCAATGCTTCGACGAGGGCGCCTCCGGCTACCTCTTCAGGGCAGGCCTCGGCACCACCGCCGTGGCGTCCGCCATCCAGTCGCTGGTGCGGGGCGAGCGGTTGTTCCCGGTGCAGTTGCTGAGGAACGACTTCGAGCACCCACCGGTGACGTCGCCCACGGCGAGCGTGCTGTTGGCGCTCACGCAGCGCGAGCGGGAAGTGCTCGCGTACGTGGCGGGAGGCGCGGACAACCTGAAGATCGCCGCGCACCTGCAGATTGCCGAGCGCACCGTCAAGTCGCACGTCACCCAGCTCTACAGGAAGCTGGGGGCCGAAAACCGCACGCAGTTGGCGTTGCGTGCGTGCCACCTGGGCGTCCGCCCACCGCCCGACCTCTAG
- a CDS encoding phytanoyl-CoA dioxygenase family protein: MRRVSYVEEFLQLGHRLARANHVERLPWLDGPLRTVYQQLSETGLAQLPLDALGLPLDETLRAVEGHVEKLRQRPAVPGRTFELTSDAELLGQAEPFLFGLSRPLLDLAERYLGLPVDYLGVNIKREFANGLSEGTRLWHADPEDERMLKLIVYLSDVDAGSGPFAAIDARQSAEAKKRLRYAWGSTCTPEALERVVPAAEQRTFVGPRLTAVFCDTARCLHRASPPTTVDRYSMTFSYLSREAYFCFASGRTLQRAFVERWGRQLDAHQRSCLVP, translated from the coding sequence TTGCGCCGGGTCTCCTACGTCGAGGAGTTCCTCCAGCTGGGGCACCGCCTGGCGCGGGCCAACCACGTGGAGAGGCTGCCGTGGCTGGACGGGCCGCTCCGGACCGTCTACCAGCAGCTGAGCGAGACCGGGCTTGCCCAGCTCCCGCTGGACGCGCTGGGGCTGCCCCTCGACGAGACGCTGCGCGCCGTGGAGGGGCACGTGGAGAAGCTGCGCCAGCGGCCCGCCGTCCCGGGGCGGACCTTCGAGCTCACCTCCGACGCGGAGCTCCTGGGCCAGGCCGAGCCGTTCCTCTTTGGCCTGTCGCGGCCGCTCCTGGACCTCGCGGAGCGCTACCTGGGGCTGCCGGTGGACTACCTCGGCGTCAACATCAAGCGCGAGTTCGCCAACGGGCTGAGCGAGGGGACGCGGCTGTGGCACGCGGACCCGGAAGACGAGCGGATGCTGAAGCTCATCGTCTACCTGAGCGACGTGGATGCCGGGTCGGGGCCCTTCGCGGCCATCGACGCCCGCCAGAGCGCCGAGGCGAAGAAGCGCCTGCGCTACGCCTGGGGCAGCACCTGCACGCCCGAGGCGCTGGAGCGGGTGGTGCCGGCCGCGGAGCAGCGGACCTTCGTCGGCCCCCGGCTCACGGCGGTGTTCTGCGACACCGCGCGCTGCCTGCACCGGGCCTCCCCGCCGACCACGGTGGACCGCTACTCGATGACCTTCTCCTATCTCAGCCGCGAGGCCTATTTCTGCTTCGCTTCCGGACGCACGCTGCAGCGAGCCTTCGTCGAGCGGTGGGGCCGTCAGCTCGACGCGCACCAGCGCTCCTGCCTCGTGCCTTGA
- a CDS encoding RDD family protein, whose product MSTATTPHLDVATPERVALTLPVAGIGYRCLAWLVDAALLFFFWIVAYFVFTLLVSDVLGVLRELSGLAQTLLVVGLFATQWLYWTLAEVFFHGQTAGKRLLGIRVVRMDGSPVGLYESAVRNLCRAVDFLPAAYATGCISMLLSRQHRRLGDLLAGTLLVREERIDLDKYTAAPASGVMGSSAVPAGASTRALTPEEVELVLAFLTRAPGLAPEVRQRLGARLVDRVGGLSGEARATVLATPERTESFLRERARAGV is encoded by the coding sequence ATGAGCACCGCTACCACTCCGCACCTCGACGTCGCCACGCCCGAGCGCGTGGCCCTCACGCTGCCCGTGGCCGGCATCGGCTACCGGTGCCTCGCGTGGCTCGTGGACGCGGCCCTGCTGTTCTTCTTCTGGATTGTGGCCTACTTCGTCTTCACGCTGCTGGTGTCCGACGTGCTGGGCGTGCTCAGGGAGCTGTCGGGGCTGGCGCAGACGCTGCTCGTGGTGGGGCTGTTCGCCACCCAGTGGCTGTACTGGACGCTGGCCGAGGTCTTCTTCCATGGACAGACAGCCGGCAAGCGGCTGCTGGGCATCCGCGTGGTGCGCATGGATGGCTCACCGGTGGGCCTGTACGAGAGCGCGGTGCGCAACCTCTGCCGCGCGGTGGACTTCCTGCCCGCCGCGTACGCCACCGGCTGCATCTCCATGCTGCTGTCGCGCCAGCACCGGCGGCTGGGCGACCTGCTGGCGGGCACGCTGCTGGTGCGCGAGGAGCGCATCGACCTGGACAAGTACACCGCGGCGCCGGCTTCCGGCGTCATGGGCAGCAGCGCGGTGCCGGCGGGCGCGTCCACCCGGGCGCTGACGCCCGAGGAGGTGGAGCTGGTGCTGGCCTTCCTGACGCGCGCGCCCGGCCTGGCGCCGGAGGTGCGGCAGCGGCTGGGAGCGCGGCTGGTGGACCGGGTGGGAGGCCTGTCCGGGGAGGCGCGCGCCACGGTGCTCGCCACGCCGGAGCGCACCGAGTCCTTCCTGCGCGAGCGCGCCCGGGCCGGGGTCTGA
- a CDS encoding J domain-containing protein translates to MSAAVANWQTLENVDVECTHCGIRMTLQAGHRVKYFRCSGCHRWVSSTYSEVFRADAKVRTHPVKDTAAQDEAFIEVKDRLDRWLSALEDQDPYRLLGVSPLDSAETVRARYHELAMERHPDRGGSAEKMRELNAAYERILRHRQRKRQEALSAGSAPVSAASVLPARSR, encoded by the coding sequence ATGAGCGCGGCGGTCGCGAACTGGCAGACGCTGGAGAACGTGGATGTCGAGTGCACCCACTGCGGCATCCGGATGACGCTGCAGGCGGGCCATCGGGTGAAGTACTTCCGGTGCTCCGGGTGCCATCGCTGGGTGTCCAGCACGTACTCGGAGGTCTTCCGTGCGGACGCGAAGGTGCGCACGCACCCGGTGAAGGACACGGCGGCGCAGGACGAGGCCTTCATCGAGGTGAAGGACCGGCTGGACCGCTGGCTGTCCGCGCTGGAGGACCAGGACCCGTACCGGCTGCTGGGCGTGTCGCCGCTGGACTCGGCGGAGACGGTCCGCGCGCGCTACCACGAGCTGGCGATGGAGCGGCACCCGGACCGCGGCGGCTCGGCGGAGAAGATGCGCGAGCTGAACGCGGCCTACGAGCGCATCCTCCGTCACCGGCAGCGCAAGCGTCAGGAGGCGCTGTCCGCGGGCAGCGCCCCGGTGAGCGCTGCGTCCGTCCTGCCGGCCCGCAGCAGGTAG
- a CDS encoding stage II sporulation protein M — MATPLPAFVSRRRADWDALQGLLGRQRAGALKLEELRTLDTLYRRASADLAHTQTFYPGTDAHRFLNQLCGQAYAAIYQPPRERWPAVRAFFRREFPLTLRRELRFVGASAALFCLGLLLGAAVVLWEPRGAELLVPEGVRQYVAQGRMWTDDILSVAPPNSVASSIATNNLTVTIATFALGMLFGLGTLYMLVNNGVHIGAVTAHCVREGMGPGLFDFTAAHGPVELSIIVIAGGAGLMVGQALIDPGELPRGQALALRGREAVKLVLGCAPFLALIGVVEGYVSPGSLFPTWVKAGLGLSLGAVFWLYLLRAGRTDAALTGALPADSAS; from the coding sequence ATGGCCACGCCCCTGCCCGCCTTCGTCTCCCGGCGCCGCGCGGACTGGGACGCGCTCCAGGGCCTGCTGGGGCGCCAGCGTGCCGGCGCGCTGAAGCTGGAGGAGCTGCGCACGCTGGACACGCTGTATCGCCGCGCCTCCGCGGACCTGGCGCATACCCAGACATTCTATCCGGGCACGGACGCGCACCGCTTCCTCAACCAGCTGTGCGGCCAGGCCTACGCCGCCATCTACCAGCCCCCGCGCGAGCGCTGGCCCGCGGTGCGAGCCTTCTTCCGGCGCGAGTTCCCCCTCACCCTGCGCCGCGAGCTGCGCTTCGTGGGCGCCAGCGCCGCGCTGTTCTGCCTGGGGCTGCTGCTGGGCGCGGCGGTGGTGCTGTGGGAGCCGAGGGGCGCGGAGCTGCTGGTGCCGGAGGGCGTGCGTCAGTACGTGGCCCAGGGCCGCATGTGGACGGACGACATCCTCTCGGTGGCGCCGCCCAACTCGGTGGCGTCCAGCATCGCCACCAACAACCTCACCGTCACCATCGCCACGTTCGCCCTGGGCATGCTGTTCGGCCTGGGCACGCTGTACATGCTGGTGAACAACGGCGTGCACATCGGCGCGGTGACCGCGCACTGCGTGCGCGAGGGCATGGGGCCGGGCCTCTTCGACTTCACCGCCGCACACGGCCCGGTGGAGCTGTCCATCATCGTCATCGCCGGGGGCGCGGGCCTCATGGTGGGCCAGGCGCTCATCGACCCGGGAGAGCTGCCCCGGGGGCAGGCGCTGGCGCTGCGGGGCCGCGAGGCGGTGAAGCTGGTGCTCGGCTGCGCGCCCTTCCTCGCCCTCATCGGCGTGGTGGAGGGCTACGTCTCCCCGGGAAGCCTCTTCCCCACCTGGGTGAAGGCGGGGCTGGGGCTGTCGCTGGGGGCCGTCTTCTGGCTCTACCTGCTGCGGGCCGGCAGGACGGACGCAGCGCTCACCGGGGCGCTGCCCGCGGACAGCGCCTCCTGA
- a CDS encoding S8 family serine peptidase: MKLKLTQAVSAISLLAAACGPLPEAQESDSEQLGQSAQMIRRARAVPNEYIVVLRDSTQEVRQQGAANIARELVSLNGGKVLRTYEHTIHGFLANMSEVEVRGLLTDPRVAYVQENGLLRVSATQTNATWGIDRIDQRDLPRNSTYTYNVDGTGAHAYILDSGIRLGHTEFTGRIGNGYDFIDNDSDPTDCHGHGTHVAGTVGGTTWGVAKKVTLHGVRVLDCTGYGSDAQVIGGMDWVAANHIKPAVANMSLGDVAIPAIDDATERLIAAGVTTVVSAGNESDNACDYSPARAPSAITVGSTTSSDSRSSFSNYGTCVDIFAPGSSITSSSNSGNTSSTSMSGTSMSSPHVAGAAALYLSANPTATPAQVRDALVNNATPNKVTSPGTGSPNRLLYTSFITGGGSDTTPPTTSITSPAGGATLSGTATLSASAADNVGVSRVEFYAGTALLGTATAAPYAFSWNTTTVANGTYALTTKAYDAANNVGTSATVSVTVNNGTGSCSISEQLLANAGFESGNTGWTTSSGVIDNTTSGSAPRTGTYKAWLNGYGTTRTEFAWQDITIPATACSATLSFWALITTSETTTTTVYDRLAIQVRNSAGTVLATLATYSNLDKGTAYVQRTFDLAAYKGQTVRIYFNGTEDSSLKTSFFLDDTAVNIVR; this comes from the coding sequence ATGAAACTGAAACTGACCCAGGCGGTGAGTGCCATCTCCCTGCTGGCCGCGGCATGCGGCCCGCTGCCAGAGGCGCAGGAGTCCGACAGCGAGCAGCTCGGTCAGTCGGCGCAGATGATTCGCCGCGCCCGGGCCGTCCCCAACGAGTACATCGTCGTCCTGCGCGACTCCACGCAGGAGGTCCGGCAGCAGGGGGCGGCGAACATCGCCCGGGAGCTGGTGTCCCTCAACGGTGGCAAGGTGCTGCGGACGTATGAGCACACCATCCACGGCTTCCTGGCGAACATGAGCGAGGTGGAGGTGCGTGGCCTCCTGACCGACCCGCGCGTGGCGTACGTGCAGGAGAACGGCCTGCTCCGCGTGTCGGCGACGCAGACCAACGCGACGTGGGGCATCGACCGCATCGACCAGCGGGACCTGCCGCGCAACAGCACCTATACCTACAACGTCGACGGCACCGGCGCGCATGCGTACATCCTCGACAGCGGCATCCGGCTGGGCCACACCGAGTTCACCGGTCGCATCGGCAACGGCTACGACTTCATCGACAACGACAGCGACCCCACGGACTGCCATGGCCACGGCACGCACGTGGCGGGCACGGTGGGCGGCACGACGTGGGGCGTGGCGAAGAAGGTCACCCTCCACGGGGTGCGGGTGCTCGACTGCACGGGCTATGGAAGCGACGCGCAGGTCATCGGCGGCATGGACTGGGTGGCCGCCAACCACATCAAGCCCGCCGTCGCCAACATGAGCCTGGGCGACGTCGCCATTCCGGCCATCGACGATGCGACGGAGCGGCTGATTGCCGCGGGCGTCACGACGGTGGTCTCCGCCGGCAACGAGAGCGACAACGCCTGCGACTACTCGCCGGCCCGCGCGCCCAGCGCCATCACCGTGGGCTCCACCACCAGCTCCGATTCGCGCTCGTCGTTCTCCAACTACGGGACGTGCGTGGACATCTTCGCGCCGGGCTCGAGCATCACCTCGTCGTCGAACTCCGGCAACACGTCGAGCACCTCGATGAGCGGCACGTCCATGTCCTCGCCGCACGTGGCCGGCGCCGCGGCGCTCTACCTGAGCGCCAACCCCACCGCGACGCCCGCGCAGGTGCGCGACGCGCTGGTGAACAACGCCACGCCGAACAAGGTGACCAGCCCGGGGACCGGCTCGCCCAACAGGCTGCTGTACACGAGCTTCATCACCGGTGGCGGCAGTGACACTACGCCGCCCACGACGTCCATCACCTCGCCCGCGGGCGGCGCCACGCTGAGTGGCACCGCGACCCTGTCCGCCAGCGCCGCTGACAACGTGGGGGTGTCTCGCGTGGAGTTCTACGCGGGCACCGCGCTGCTGGGCACGGCGACGGCCGCTCCGTATGCCTTCTCGTGGAACACGACGACGGTGGCCAATGGCACCTACGCGCTGACCACGAAGGCGTATGACGCGGCGAACAACGTGGGCACGTCGGCCACGGTGTCCGTGACGGTGAACAACGGCACGGGCAGCTGCTCCATCTCCGAGCAGCTCCTGGCCAACGCGGGCTTCGAGAGCGGCAACACGGGGTGGACCACCTCGTCGGGCGTCATCGACAACACCACGTCTGGCAGCGCGCCGCGCACGGGCACGTACAAGGCCTGGCTCAACGGCTACGGCACCACGCGCACCGAGTTCGCCTGGCAGGACATCACCATCCCCGCCACGGCGTGCAGCGCCACGCTCAGCTTCTGGGCGCTCATCACCACGTCTGAGACGACGACCACGACGGTCTACGACAGGCTGGCCATCCAGGTCCGCAACAGCGCGGGCACGGTGCTGGCGACGCTGGCCACCTACAGCAACCTGGACAAGGGCACCGCCTACGTGCAGCGCACGTTCGACCTGGCCGCGTACAAGGGCCAGACGGTCCGCATCTACTTCAACGGCACGGAGGACTCGTCGCTGAAGACGAGCTTCTTCCTCGATGACACCGCGGTGAACATCGTCCGGTAG
- a CDS encoding major royal jelly family protein produces the protein MRKLSTCCAVLLLGLSGCRTSRNQETPGQSPGEATPAVKPATLEEVHAFHGPMPTGVTVSREGRIFVNYPRWGDPVRFTVAELRDGKEVPYPSAELHTDSPTGSPDKLLSVQSVVVDPRNRLWALDTGSLRLGPIAGQEWPKLVGFDLATNQVFKVIRFPAEVVRQNTYLNDVRFDLRRGQDGLAFITDSGAGGLIVVDLASGRSWRKLDGHESVKAAPDFVAPMEGQPLMIRRPGQEPQPFRVQSDGIALSADGSRLFYCPLSSRALYSVGVDALADEKLPDAEVLKTLQQEERRFASDGLESDAQGRVYLTDWEHNAIQVRDAAGQYSTLVTDPRLWWPDTLALSTDGYLYVTANQLHRQVQFHGGTDQRQKPYQLFRVKVEATPVPLAR, from the coding sequence ATGCGCAAGCTGTCGACGTGCTGTGCCGTGCTGCTGCTGGGCCTGTCGGGGTGCCGCACCAGCAGGAACCAGGAAACGCCGGGGCAGTCTCCGGGTGAGGCCACCCCCGCGGTGAAGCCCGCGACGCTGGAGGAGGTGCATGCCTTTCACGGGCCCATGCCCACCGGCGTCACCGTCTCGCGGGAGGGCCGCATCTTCGTCAACTACCCGCGCTGGGGGGACCCGGTGCGGTTCACCGTCGCGGAGCTCCGGGACGGCAAGGAGGTGCCATACCCCAGCGCCGAGCTGCACACGGACTCACCGACCGGCAGCCCGGACAAGCTGCTCTCCGTCCAGAGCGTGGTGGTGGATCCGCGCAACCGCCTCTGGGCGCTGGACACCGGAAGCCTGAGGTTGGGCCCCATCGCGGGCCAGGAGTGGCCGAAGCTGGTGGGCTTCGACCTGGCGACGAATCAGGTCTTCAAGGTCATCCGCTTCCCGGCCGAGGTGGTCCGTCAGAACACCTATCTCAACGACGTGCGCTTCGACCTGCGCCGCGGGCAGGACGGGCTGGCCTTCATCACCGACTCGGGGGCCGGCGGGCTCATCGTGGTGGACCTCGCCAGCGGCCGGAGCTGGCGCAAGCTCGACGGCCACGAGTCCGTCAAGGCGGCTCCAGACTTCGTGGCCCCCATGGAGGGCCAGCCGCTGATGATTCGCCGGCCGGGCCAGGAGCCCCAGCCCTTCCGCGTCCAGTCGGACGGCATCGCCCTCAGCGCGGATGGGTCGCGCCTCTTCTACTGCCCGCTCTCCAGCCGCGCCCTCTACAGCGTCGGCGTGGACGCGCTCGCGGACGAGAAGCTCCCGGACGCCGAGGTGTTGAAGACGCTCCAGCAGGAGGAGCGGCGGTTCGCCTCGGACGGCCTGGAGTCGGACGCCCAGGGCCGCGTCTACCTCACTGACTGGGAGCACAACGCCATCCAGGTGCGCGACGCCGCGGGCCAGTACAGCACCCTCGTCACCGACCCGCGGCTGTGGTGGCCCGACACCCTGGCCCTCTCCACGGACGGCTACCTCTACGTCACCGCCAACCAGCTCCACCGCCAGGTGCAGTTCCACGGCGGGACGGACCAGCGGCAGAAGCCCTACCAGCTCTTCCGGGTGAAGGTGGAAGCCACTCCCGTGCCGCTGGCGCGGTAG
- a CDS encoding HEAT repeat domain-containing protein, protein MRPLLLPGLLLAGVVHAQAPAAPARPAPRPGPARKQPARATPAPAPTQESAAAPTAPPLPTGAPGTAEAPGAAGEDTALLRALLWAVKPAPEEIRAIAIEDVGLLGDARALDMLAALMWDPNPRIQQAALRAVALFQHPRAEEILGNVVRHPRMPDALKIQALNGLIFQRTATAQRTVRDAATDSRLTAGVQNAARTVATQWEPTPAPR, encoded by the coding sequence ATGCGTCCCCTGCTCCTCCCTGGACTGCTGCTCGCCGGCGTCGTGCACGCCCAGGCTCCGGCCGCTCCGGCCCGCCCCGCTCCCCGGCCCGGCCCGGCCCGCAAGCAGCCCGCCCGCGCCACCCCGGCCCCCGCGCCCACTCAGGAGTCGGCGGCGGCCCCCACCGCGCCGCCCCTGCCCACCGGGGCCCCGGGCACCGCGGAGGCCCCCGGCGCCGCCGGCGAGGACACCGCCCTGCTGCGCGCCCTGCTGTGGGCCGTGAAGCCGGCGCCGGAGGAGATTCGCGCCATCGCCATCGAGGACGTGGGGCTGCTGGGCGACGCGCGCGCCCTGGACATGCTGGCCGCGCTCATGTGGGACCCCAACCCGCGCATCCAGCAGGCCGCCCTGCGCGCGGTGGCGCTCTTCCAGCACCCGCGCGCGGAGGAGATTCTCGGCAACGTCGTGCGCCACCCGCGCATGCCGGACGCGCTGAAGATTCAAGCGCTCAACGGCCTCATCTTCCAGCGCACCGCCACCGCGCAGCGCACCGTGCGGGACGCGGCCACGGACTCGCGCCTCACCGCCGGGGTGCAGAATGCCGCGCGCACCGTCGCCACGCAGTGGGAGCCCACGCCCGCGCCCCGCTGA
- a CDS encoding CotH kinase family protein, with protein sequence MNSRGAGAWAVVIAVLVACSPQSPEEPGPVDTPPPPVEPGPPPPPPSQPTGPGTPEEPCPALAAPPGPQLDSPTADALTPIEALVMRTTSAPGAVGKASARAEFELWSVKSKGGLGTRVWSAAVDEPGKLGEVRLADGRFDVAGARLDERKRYAVRVRHGLVRSGCNDIWGEWSEPRFFRTDDASGELFDETKLLEFHLEIPPESWDAINAEAVPPDCVPHDRQSYRATLRFRDQVFEGVGLQVKGGCGSARTLEGKASFKVDLEWDDPEVAVCPASRELLGRKKLTFNSNIQDPSFMNERLGYPLYRALGVPAPRSATVKLFVNGKPWGLYTHVETYDRRFLWRWFEDKDGVLYEGSYWCDLLPGNVPAAGESAQGFCLERKLDGGDCGEPGGGEADAFAPLRELTQRLHALPRGGFYPEVKAFFDYDRFLTTWAADSLLSHWDGYLFENINNYRVYQDPATGRWTLLPGGIDQTFGHREGSRSGLRSPWAVSGLLAKRCLEEADCQAAFAARLEEVTRVFEEAGLEARVQRTRSQLADGVYADPRKETSNSDFDQAVRDTLEFIHTRPARIREYLKQGP encoded by the coding sequence GTGAATTCCAGAGGGGCAGGGGCGTGGGCGGTCGTCATCGCGGTGCTCGTCGCGTGTTCACCGCAGTCACCCGAGGAGCCGGGGCCCGTCGACACGCCGCCGCCCCCGGTCGAGCCGGGTCCGCCTCCGCCGCCGCCCTCGCAGCCCACCGGGCCGGGCACGCCCGAGGAGCCCTGCCCGGCACTCGCCGCGCCTCCTGGGCCCCAGCTCGACAGCCCCACCGCCGATGCGCTGACCCCCATCGAGGCGCTCGTCATGCGGACGACGAGCGCCCCGGGCGCGGTGGGGAAGGCCTCGGCCCGCGCCGAATTCGAGCTCTGGTCGGTGAAGAGCAAGGGCGGGCTGGGCACACGCGTCTGGTCCGCCGCGGTGGATGAGCCGGGGAAGCTGGGCGAGGTGCGTCTGGCGGATGGGCGCTTCGACGTCGCGGGGGCCCGGCTCGACGAGCGCAAGCGGTACGCGGTGCGGGTGCGTCATGGCCTCGTGCGGTCCGGGTGCAACGACATCTGGGGCGAGTGGAGCGAGCCGCGCTTCTTCCGGACCGACGATGCCTCCGGGGAGCTGTTCGACGAGACGAAGCTCCTCGAGTTCCACCTCGAAATCCCCCCTGAGTCCTGGGACGCCATCAACGCGGAGGCCGTCCCGCCCGACTGTGTGCCGCATGATCGCCAGTCCTACCGGGCCACGCTCCGCTTCCGGGACCAGGTCTTCGAAGGGGTGGGCCTCCAGGTGAAGGGCGGCTGCGGCTCGGCCCGGACGCTCGAGGGCAAGGCCTCCTTCAAGGTGGACCTGGAGTGGGATGACCCGGAGGTTGCCGTCTGCCCGGCCTCGAGGGAGCTGCTCGGCCGCAAGAAGCTCACGTTCAACAGCAACATCCAGGACCCGAGCTTCATGAACGAGCGCCTGGGCTATCCGCTCTACCGCGCGCTGGGAGTACCGGCGCCCCGCTCGGCCACGGTGAAGCTGTTCGTCAACGGCAAGCCCTGGGGCCTCTACACCCATGTCGAGACGTACGACCGGCGCTTCCTCTGGCGCTGGTTCGAGGACAAGGACGGCGTGCTCTACGAGGGCTCCTACTGGTGTGACCTGCTGCCCGGGAACGTCCCCGCGGCGGGAGAGAGCGCCCAGGGCTTCTGCCTCGAGCGCAAGCTGGATGGCGGGGACTGTGGAGAGCCTGGAGGTGGGGAGGCCGACGCCTTCGCGCCGCTGCGCGAGCTCACGCAGCGCCTCCACGCGCTGCCCAGGGGAGGCTTCTATCCCGAGGTGAAGGCGTTCTTCGACTACGACAGGTTCCTCACGACGTGGGCGGCCGACAGCCTCCTGTCGCACTGGGATGGATACCTGTTCGAGAACATCAACAACTACCGCGTGTATCAGGACCCCGCGACGGGGCGCTGGACGCTGCTGCCGGGAGGGATTGACCAGACCTTCGGCCACCGCGAGGGCTCGCGCTCGGGGCTGCGCAGTCCGTGGGCGGTGTCAGGGCTGCTGGCAAAGCGCTGCCTGGAGGAAGCGGACTGCCAGGCCGCCTTCGCGGCGCGCCTGGAGGAGGTGACCCGGGTCTTCGAGGAGGCCGGGCTGGAGGCCCGCGTCCAGCGCACCCGGAGCCAGCTCGCCGACGGGGTCTACGCGGATCCCCGCAAGGAGACGTCCAACAGCGACTTCGACCAGGCCGTGCGCGACACGCTCGAGTTCATCCACACGCGCCCCGCCCGCATCCGCGAGTACCTGAAGCAGGGGCCCTGA
- a CDS encoding MbtH family protein encodes MADEREDTTIYKVVVNHEEQYSIWPADRENALGWKDAGKQGPKAECLEYIKQVWTDMRPLSLRKKMEEQSQLKN; translated from the coding sequence ATGGCGGATGAGCGCGAAGATACGACGATCTACAAGGTCGTCGTGAACCACGAAGAGCAGTACTCCATCTGGCCGGCGGACCGCGAGAACGCGCTCGGCTGGAAGGACGCGGGCAAGCAGGGCCCCAAGGCCGAGTGCCTCGAGTACATCAAGCAGGTCTGGACGGACATGCGTCCGCTGAGCCTGCGCAAGAAGATGGAAGAGCAGTCGCAGCTGAAGAACTGA